Part of the Sphingomonadaceae bacterium OTU29LAMAA1 genome, CGACGTCACCAACGCTGACGAGGTGGCTGCGATGGTCGCGGTGACGGTGGAACGATTCGGGCAGCGTATCGACTTTCTCGTCAACTGCGCCGGCGGCATGGTCGCTCGCAAGACGCTCGCCGATATGGACGCGGACTTCTTCGACCATGTCATGGCGCTGAACTTCCGCTCCGCGTTCCTCGTCACCAAAGCGGTGCTGCCGCATCTGGGGCAGGGCAGCGCCATCGTGAACCTGTCCTCGCTCGCCGCACGCGACGGCGGCGGACCGGGTGCCACCGTCTATGCAGCGGCAAAGGGCGCGCTGACGACGCTGACCCGAGGCTGGGCAAAGGAATTCGGACCGCAAGGCATCCGCGTCAATGCTCTGTGTCCTGGCCTGATCGGCACCAGCTTCCACGACACCTTCTCCAAGCCCGAAGGCCGCGCCGCGACTGCCGGCAATACGCCGCTGCGCCGTGAAGGTCATCCGGACGAGGTGGCCGCGACGGTCGCGTACCTGCTGTCGGACGACGCTGCGTTCCTTACCGGCGTGAACCTCGACATCAACGGCGGCCTGTTCTTCTCGTAAGGAGTTATCCCATGCTGGACTTCATCGCTGCGCTCGCCCTCGCGAGCGCACCCGTCCTCGTGCAGGACTCGCCCGCGCATCCGCGGGCCGTCGGTGAAGTCCCAAAGCAGCGCACCGACGCGCCGCCGATCAAGGCGATCAAGCTCATCCTGGTGGGCGACAGCACGATGGCGCCCGGCAGCGGCTGGGCGTCGCTGTTCTGTGCCGAGCACGTGAAATCCACAGTCGCGTGCCTCAACATGGGGCGCGGCGGTCGGTCGACCCGCAGCTACCGCCAGGAAGGGTCGTGGGGGATCGTCCAGAACGAGATCAAGGTGACCGGCTACGGTGCAACCTATGTCCTGATCCAGTTCGGGCATAACGACCAATCCTCCGGACCGGAACGCTGGACGGATATGACGACCGAGTTTCCGGCGAATCTCACCCGCTACGTCGCCGAAGTCCGCGCGGCGGGTGCCGTCCCGGTGCTGCTGACCCCGCTCGCCCGGCGCGAATTCAAAGGCGGTAAGATCGATAATACGCTGGAGCCGTGGTCCGCACAGGTGCGGCGGGTCGCCGCTGCCACCAAGACGGCGCTGGTCGACCTCAATGCGGAAAGCGCGCGGCTGATCCAGCGGCTCGGTGCCGCCGAGGCGACCAAACTGGCGCAGGCCGAACCGCTTCCGGAAGAGCTCGCTGCGGCGAAAGCCGGTAACACGCTGAAGCCGCGACCAGCCGAACAGGCGCGGCTGCCCGACCTGCCGACCTCCCCTGACGGTCCGCGCGGCCAGAATGTCCGTAAATTCGACTATACGCATGTTGGCGATGCCGGAGCGCGAGTGTTCGCCAAGCAGGTTGCCGATGGTCTGGCACGCGCGCTGCCAGCGCTGAGGGGGCAGCTGGTCCCCTGATCAAACCAATCACTATACCAATTGGAATGCGTATCCGTCTTGACAGGATAGGTCGTCCGGAACAGTAAAGCGGCATAATAAACTAGGGGAGGAAGGCCATGAGCCTGCACAGCATCGATCATCGTCCGTCCGTCCTGCGCCTGCTTGCCGGTGGAGTCGCTTTATGGTGTCTCACGCTTGCGCAGGGTGCTGCGGCTCAGACCGCCGATCCGGCGGCACGTCCTGCGCCCGCCACGCCCGCGCCGGGTCAGCCTTCGACTCCGATCACGCCGGACAATCCGACCAGCAGCGGTCCGACCAGCGAAGTCCCGCAGAGCAGTGCTGCCGAGCCGGTCGACCAGACGTCGTCGGTGCAGGCCGCGGCAACGCCAGCCGTAGACGACGACATCGTCGTGACGGGTATCCGCCAGACGATCGAAACTTCGCTGGCGGTGAAGCGGCAGGAGAACGCCATCGTCGACGCCCTGTCCTCGCAGGATATCGGGGATCTGCCAGCGCTATCGATCGGCGAGGCGATCCAGACCATCACCGGTGCGACCAGTCATCAGGAGAAGGGCGGCGCGACGGAGATCTCGCTACGCGGTCTGGGCTCGTTCCTGGCAGCCACTACCTTCAACGGTCGCGAAGCCTCGAACGGTTCCGGCGACCGTGCCGTGAACTTCAATCAGTTCCCGTCCGAACTGATCAACGACATCAAGATCTACAAGTCGCAGCAGGCCAGCCTGATCGAGGGCGGCGTCGCGGGCACGATCGAGCTCGGCACCCTGCGTCCGCTCGATTACAAGAAGCGTTCGATCCAGGTAGAGGTGAAGGCCAACTTCAATCCCTATCAGGACAGGATCCGCGGGCAGGGCGCCTGGGGCTGGCGCGGTACCGCCAGCTATGTCGATCAGTTCGACCTCGGCAGCCTGGGGGACGTCGGCATCGCGCTCGGTTTCCAGCGCAATCAGGTCAACAACCCCGAGGAAACCTTCGCAGGAAGCAGTACGTACTACGCCTGCAACCCGGCGATCGTCACCAACGGCAATTGTACCGAGGTCACGCGCCAGCAGGGTGCGGCCGGCACGCCGTTCGTGCTGGTCCCCGGCTCCGTGACGTTCCGGCAGATCACCGAAGAGGACAAGCGCGACGCGTTCATCGGCTCCGTACAGTGGAAGCCGAGCAGCCGCGTCGATATCAACCTCGATCTCCAATATTCGAAGCGCAACTACACCGAGGATCGTCACGACCTGACACTGGCTGAAACGCGTTATGCACTGCGCAACCTCCAGTATGACGACCAGCATCGGCTGCTGTACGCGACCGGGGTCAGCTCGATCGATGCGATCGGCAACGTGCTCAATCGCAGCGAGGAATACCTCGGCGGTGGTGCTGCGATCAGCTGGAAGGCGACGGATCGGCTGACGATCAGCTCCGACGTGTCCTATTCGCAGACCAAGCGTTCGACGCTCCAGCGCAACACGCGCCTGCGCACCGATCCGTTCGATATCAACAACGTGCGCACCGCGATCAACAACCAGCGCATTCCCTACACCTACGATGCGCGCGACAGCTATGCGGTGGGCATCACGCTCGATCCGCGCTTCAACGCGAACGACTGGTCGCTGTTCAGCGACGACGCGCGCCTCCGCCGCGACGACGAATACAAGGAAGACAAGATCTTCGCCGCGCGAGTCGATGCAGGCTACGAGCTCGACGGGTTCCTGAAGAGGATCGATGCCGGCGGTCGCTACTCGCACCGCCGCTACCGGAACATCAACAGCCTGGTGGAAATCACGCAGGACAGCCAGGCAGTCGATCGGCGCGTCAATCAGGCCTGCCGCCAAGCCTTTCCACAAACGGATTACTTGAAGGACGCGCCCAATCGCTCGATCACCAGCTGGGCGACGTTCGACACGTTGTGTCAATTCCGCGAATACCTCGGCACCGAGGATCCCGGCGCCCCGGCTGACACTCGCTCGGTCGACAATGCCGACGTCACCGAGAAGGTTTGGGCGGGCTACGTCATGGGGTCGTACGAGAGCGATCTCGGCAACCTGCCGGTGCGCGGCAACTTCGGCGTGCGCGTCGTGCAGACCGACCTCACGTCGGTGGGCCTCAGGTCGGCGCTGAACGTCGTCAACAATCCCGACGGCACGATCCGGCTGGTCGCCGCCCCTGGTGCGTTCGAGACGCAGACGCTGGGCAACCGCTACTTCCGCGCGCTGCCGAGCGTGAACGCCAATTTCGAACTGTCTAGCGATGTCGTCGCGCGCGTTGCCGCCTATCGCGGCATGTCACGCCCCGCCCCGAGTGACCTTGCCGCGGGACGGACGATAACGCTGGAGGACGGCACCGCCTTCGCCAATGTCGCCGACGCGATCGGGCAGATCGTCGCCGACGGTTCTCCGCAGCTCAAGCCCATCATGTCGTGGAACGGTGACCTCG contains:
- a CDS encoding glucose 1-dehydrogenase → MRFENKVAIVTGGGRDIGKSISERLAREGANVIINYRSDEAAAQATADAITAAGGTALLHRADVTNADEVAAMVAVTVERFGQRIDFLVNCAGGMVARKTLADMDADFFDHVMALNFRSAFLVTKAVLPHLGQGSAIVNLSSLAARDGGGPGATVYAAAKGALTTLTRGWAKEFGPQGIRVNALCPGLIGTSFHDTFSKPEGRAATAGNTPLRREGHPDEVAATVAYLLSDDAAFLTGVNLDINGGLFFS
- a CDS encoding rhamnogalacturonan acetylesterase; translated protein: MLDFIAALALASAPVLVQDSPAHPRAVGEVPKQRTDAPPIKAIKLILVGDSTMAPGSGWASLFCAEHVKSTVACLNMGRGGRSTRSYRQEGSWGIVQNEIKVTGYGATYVLIQFGHNDQSSGPERWTDMTTEFPANLTRYVAEVRAAGAVPVLLTPLARREFKGGKIDNTLEPWSAQVRRVAAATKTALVDLNAESARLIQRLGAAEATKLAQAEPLPEELAAAKAGNTLKPRPAEQARLPDLPTSPDGPRGQNVRKFDYTHVGDAGARVFAKQVADGLARALPALRGQLVP
- a CDS encoding TonB-dependent receptor; protein product: MSLHSIDHRPSVLRLLAGGVALWCLTLAQGAAAQTADPAARPAPATPAPGQPSTPITPDNPTSSGPTSEVPQSSAAEPVDQTSSVQAAATPAVDDDIVVTGIRQTIETSLAVKRQENAIVDALSSQDIGDLPALSIGEAIQTITGATSHQEKGGATEISLRGLGSFLAATTFNGREASNGSGDRAVNFNQFPSELINDIKIYKSQQASLIEGGVAGTIELGTLRPLDYKKRSIQVEVKANFNPYQDRIRGQGAWGWRGTASYVDQFDLGSLGDVGIALGFQRNQVNNPEETFAGSSTYYACNPAIVTNGNCTEVTRQQGAAGTPFVLVPGSVTFRQITEEDKRDAFIGSVQWKPSSRVDINLDLQYSKRNYTEDRHDLTLAETRYALRNLQYDDQHRLLYATGVSSIDAIGNVLNRSEEYLGGGAAISWKATDRLTISSDVSYSQTKRSTLQRNTRLRTDPFDINNVRTAINNQRIPYTYDARDSYAVGITLDPRFNANDWSLFSDDARLRRDDEYKEDKIFAARVDAGYELDGFLKRIDAGGRYSHRRYRNINSLVEITQDSQAVDRRVNQACRQAFPQTDYLKDAPNRSITSWATFDTLCQFREYLGTEDPGAPADTRSVDNADVTEKVWAGYVMGSYESDLGNLPVRGNFGVRVVQTDLTSVGLRSALNVVNNPDGTIRLVAAPGAFETQTLGNRYFRALPSVNANFELSSDVVARVAAYRGMSRPAPSDLAAGRTITLEDGTAFANVADAIGQIVADGSPQLKPIMSWNGDLALEWYPNKDTIVAGTIYYKSFGGGFVPVLLNEQFTIGGQDVTVPVTARQNSDEKSRIYGLEMTLSNRFSWLPAPFDGLGAKVGYNYANSNFRNYDIRLGDVVDPATGGVTPGIIPPANLSGSSKHTASGQLYYQYKGLSLEAIYTYRSAYYQDFVGGNTQLRFVRPSEIVNLRASYNINRNVSLRFEALNVLNNPKITDMPVYGSSRQYHFYGSKYFVGARVRF